One segment of Buteo buteo chromosome 6, bButBut1.hap1.1, whole genome shotgun sequence DNA contains the following:
- the EGLN3 gene encoding prolyl hydroxylase EGLN3, which yields MPLGHIMRLDLERIALEYVVPCLHDIGFCYLDNFLGEVVGDCVLERVKRMHRDGELADGQLAGPSRGVAKRHLRGDQIKWIGGTEEGCEAINFLLTLIDRLVMYCGSRLGKYYVKERSKAMVACYPGNGTGYVRHVDNPNGDGRCITCIYYLNKNWDSKLHGGILRIFPEGKSYVADVEPIFDRLLFFWSDRRNPHEVQPSYATRYAMTVWYFDAEERAEAKKKFRNLTDARKREAPLNED from the exons ATGCCGCTGGGGCACATCATGAGGCTCGACCTGGAGAGAATCGCCCTGGAGTACGTCGTGCCCTGCTTGCACGACATCGGCTTCTGCTACCTGGACAACTTCCtgggggaggtggtgggggaCTGCGTGCTAGAGCGGGTGAAGCGGATGCACCGCGACGGGGAGCTGGCCGACGGGCAGCTGGCCGGCCCCAGCCGCGGCGTCGCTAAGCGGCACCTCCGCGGCGACCAGATCAAGTGGATCGGGGGCACGGAGGAGGGCTGCGAGGCCATCAACTTCCTCCTCACGCTGATAGACCGGCTGGTGATGTACTGCGGGAGCCGGCTCGGCAAGTACTACGTGAAGGAGCGATCCAAG GCTATGGTTGCTTGCTATCCTGGAAATGGAACTGGGTATGTTCGTCATGTGGACAATCCAAATGGCGATGGGCGCTGCATCACCTGTATTTATTACCTGAATAAGAACTGGGACTCCAAG ctgcatGGTGGAATTCTTCGGATATTCCCAGAAGGAAAGTCCTATGTAGCAGATGTTGAGCCGATTTTTGACcgattactttttttttggtcagatCGAAGGAACCCACATGAAGTCCAGCCTTCTTACGCAACCAG ataTGCCATGACTGTGTGGTATTTTGATGCCgaagaaagagcagaagccaaaaaaaagtTCAGGAACTTAACCG ATgcaaggaagagagaagcaCCTCTTAATGAAGACTAA